A DNA window from Desertibacillus haloalkaliphilus contains the following coding sequences:
- the coxB gene encoding cytochrome c oxidase subunit II translates to MKKWKNVWRILPIFLLLLLLTGCGETNLTALDPKGPQSQWIFDNMLLSLYVMAFVTIVVFAIYFIILAKFRRAPGDDEIPKQVEGNHKLEILWTVIPILLLAILAVPTITGTFLLADTEPEGDHTVEVKVTGHQFWWQFDYEDEGFTAGQDLYIPVGEKVLFELHASDVVHSFWVPALGGKVDTVPGITNHMWLEADEPGVYKGKCAELCGPAHALMDFKVIAVERDEYDAWVASMQEEPQEPTEVVAQQGREVFEENGCIGCHAIGGTGTAAGPALTNFGEREVVAGYLDFTDENIEAWIRDPQSLKQGNNMPAYPQLSDEEMTSLVEYLKSLTVLE, encoded by the coding sequence ATGAAAAAGTGGAAAAATGTATGGCGTATTTTACCGATTTTTTTACTACTCCTACTGCTCACAGGATGTGGTGAAACGAATCTAACTGCGCTGGATCCCAAAGGTCCACAATCACAATGGATCTTTGACAATATGTTATTAAGCTTGTATGTTATGGCTTTTGTAACCATTGTCGTTTTTGCAATTTACTTTATTATTTTAGCTAAGTTCAGAAGAGCTCCGGGAGATGATGAAATTCCGAAGCAAGTGGAAGGGAATCACAAACTGGAAATCCTTTGGACAGTGATCCCAATTTTGCTATTAGCAATCTTAGCTGTTCCAACGATTACAGGTACATTCCTTTTAGCTGACACAGAACCAGAAGGCGATCATACTGTTGAAGTTAAAGTAACAGGTCATCAGTTCTGGTGGCAGTTTGATTATGAAGATGAAGGATTCACAGCAGGGCAAGATCTGTACATTCCTGTTGGTGAGAAAGTTCTTTTTGAACTCCATGCTTCTGATGTTGTTCACTCGTTCTGGGTACCAGCCCTAGGTGGTAAAGTAGATACTGTTCCAGGAATCACAAACCACATGTGGCTTGAAGCAGATGAACCAGGAGTTTATAAAGGGAAATGTGCAGAATTATGTGGTCCGGCTCATGCGCTTATGGATTTCAAAGTCATTGCAGTAGAGCGTGATGAATATGACGCTTGGGTGGCAAGCATGCAAGAAGAACCACAAGAGCCAACAGAAGTTGTTGCTCAACAAGGCCGTGAAGTTTTTGAAGAAAATGGCTGTATCGGATGTCACGCGATCGGTGGTACTGGAACTGCAGCAGGACCTGCATTAACCAATTTTGGTGAACGTGAGGTTGTAGCTGGTTACCTTGATTTCACTGATGAAAATATTGAAGCTTGGATCCGTGATCCTCAATCACTAAAACAAGGCAATAATATGCCGGCTTATCCACAGCTATCAGATGAAGAAATGACATCACTAGTTGAATATTTAAAATCTCTGACAGTACTTGAATAA
- the cyoE gene encoding heme o synthase produces the protein MNKTNTAFEATEVIDSHASGALSSSKTKTWKDYLTLAKMGIVVSNLITTFAGLYLASVYTGVSLATNIHIVLLTLFGAGLVMAGGCTLNNYIDRDIDHLMERTKDRPTVTGKVEVNNVLWVGLLQAALGIFLLYLATPVAGIIGIIGLLVYVVIYTMWLKRTHSLNTIVGSVSGAVPPLIGWAAIDPGLHVYAWVMFLIMFFWQPPHFLALAMKRCEEYRAAGIPMLPVVAGFGITKRQMVLYVAALLPISLMLYQFGYVYTIVAALLGIGWLVLGFAGFFMKDDIKWARLMFVYSLNYLTIIFVLMVIVHLL, from the coding sequence ACAGAAGTTATTGATTCTCATGCAAGTGGTGCACTCTCTAGCAGTAAAACAAAGACGTGGAAAGATTATTTAACGTTAGCTAAGATGGGTATCGTCGTATCAAACTTAATCACAACATTTGCTGGTTTGTATTTAGCTTCGGTTTATACAGGTGTAAGCTTAGCTACTAACATTCACATTGTACTTTTAACGTTGTTTGGAGCAGGTTTAGTAATGGCCGGTGGATGTACGTTAAATAATTACATTGATCGAGATATTGATCACCTGATGGAGCGAACAAAAGACAGACCAACTGTAACTGGAAAGGTTGAGGTCAATAATGTCTTGTGGGTTGGATTACTACAAGCAGCTTTAGGTATTTTCCTACTTTATTTAGCGACACCAGTGGCTGGTATTATTGGTATCATTGGTTTACTGGTATACGTCGTCATTTATACGATGTGGCTTAAACGAACTCATTCATTAAATACAATCGTAGGAAGTGTTTCAGGAGCAGTCCCGCCACTCATTGGTTGGGCAGCTATAGATCCTGGCCTACATGTGTATGCATGGGTCATGTTTCTCATCATGTTCTTTTGGCAACCGCCTCATTTTCTAGCGTTAGCAATGAAACGATGTGAGGAATATCGTGCAGCTGGAATTCCGATGTTACCTGTAGTTGCAGGCTTTGGAATAACGAAAAGGCAAATGGTCCTTTATGTTGCTGCGCTGTTGCCGATTTCTCTTATGTTATATCAGTTTGGCTATGTCTATACGATAGTCGCCGCTTTATTAGGAATTGGGTGGCTAGTACTGGGCTTTGCTGGATTCTTTATGAAGGATGACATTAAATGGGCTCGTTTAATGTTTGTCTATTCATTAAATTACTTAACCATTATTTTTGTACTTATGGTCATTGTCCATTTATTATAA